The following proteins come from a genomic window of Liolophura sinensis isolate JHLJ2023 chromosome 13, CUHK_Ljap_v2, whole genome shotgun sequence:
- the LOC135480944 gene encoding integrator complex subunit 5-like produces the protein MAAASEAQAGPPQTSQDILGQVRKFIRGANYEEKVSGEELCQSALYLLRTLPAARHAVLEYLCNVFTEAVNSHLLHLQLETTVADEDGVKFDNIIQNASGVLLNFVRSNPAAWAPIISSWSLELLGQISRKYSQRHGVPHSDSLNEVLQLWMTCGATKALIEIATECFDAMVCGAPDVCVDSLLEASVKYSPYFDWVVAHIGSCFPKTIIARVLMCGLKDFCTHGGGQSESTSSATSEDKTPKMASVVGILGHLASKHGQDIRRSLMTLFQESLTAENDPRKLSTVPFLLQLASMSPMLLQVLTTDFLKALTPEVVNKLREQFSQWHSLNLGDYDSLLSLCVHLVMKSDVGAHQVLQFLLDVAFPSPQSAGSMQTEGYHPQVQTICLSVLEQLTSDLQKAVFNRRQSSQGIPFLASLSSCSTDLTRQLLNADNQSSEWIVRILGYICLYNDVGCASTVLCQIMTEAQTPKQVSRFIHLQTFLETRMSKILRATVDKIVDALQPSRGINKAEVLRNLLYVVKWEKRPTAQESESVRCLLHTALQPHITLFSSLLNHPDDNIAVATLELVQVMGIPRSLQSNVLLHLCHSLTSILFRAFGNPSAKQAGKVVRLTKTCVNALCAQPCAQSLILKGLIEGSLAPETRELFGGKIDLTTAKAPAPSPVSLFEENCKHGVSMTLPQSHSSVFHAGIIGRGLKPREKPSSFSKDQIQRNKSHLLDVLWLASSIVSVSHYHGSGDAVSMETDSGEVNTRGSGPSPTLSRKIAGMLVHLVTPDVLYNSIAWPEEDFLRATIERDLHVFKQFEENPVLWDVMELWSTSQMFACFCSPVLRSLTATLIIHFENARDKSARNSPKQLEYARRVVYCLKRGNMLPSPLGMIGEIFQDLSPFEVHLLLLNSWRYIKENPPQLDGPPRECDSHYLDVLRAVLHKNIGKLGHHYSRMFDIANSTAS, from the exons GATATTCTGGGTCAAGTACGAAAATTTATCCGTGGTGCAAATTATGAGGAGAAAGTATCTGGGGAGGAGTTGTGCCAGTCTGCGCTGTATTTGCTGCGGACATTACCAGCGGCCAGGCACGCTGTGCTGGAGTACCTCTGTAATGTCTTCACTGAGGCGGTCAACTCACATCTACTGCATCTCCAACTCGAAACAACTGTGGCAG atgaagATGGAGTGAAGTTTGACAATATCATACAAAATGCCTCTGGAGTCCTGTTGAACTTTGTCAGGTCAAATCCAGCAGCCTGGGCACCCATCATATCCAGT TGGTCATTGGAGTTGTTAGGTCAGATCAGCAGGAAGTACTCTCAGCGTCACGGGGTGCCACACTCTGACAGCCTTAATGAGGTGTTACAGCTTTGGATGACCTGTGGTGCCACCAAGGCGCTCATAGAAATCGCCACCGAATGCTTTGATGCCAT GGTTTGCGGGGCACCGGACGTTTGTGTAGACTCGCTGCTGGAAGCGTCGGTGAAGTACAGCCCCTATTTTGACTGGGTCGTCGCTCACATTGG GTCTTGCTTCCCGAAGACAATCATTGCACGAGTACTTATGTGTGGGCTTAAAGATTTCTGCACCCACGGAGGAGGGCAATCAGAATCCACGTCCTCCGCGACATCAGAAGATAAGACACCTAAGATGGCGTCAGTGGTGGGAATTCTGGGACATTTGGCATCCAAGCATGGGCAGGATATTCGCAGGTCACTCATGACCTTATTCCAG GAGAGTCTTACAGCGGAGAATGATCCTAGAAAGCTATCGACTGTTCCGTTCCTCTTACAGCTGGCGTCCATGTCTCCCATGCTGTTACAAGTGCTAACCACAGATTTTCTGAAGGCTT TGACCCCAGAAGTCGTGAACAAGCTCCGCGAGCAGTTTTCTCAGTGGCACTCGTTAAACCTTGGCGATTATGACAG CTTGCTCAGTCTGTGTGTTCACCTTGTGATGAAGAGTGATGTAGGGGCTCATCAGGTGCTACAGTTCCTCCTCGATGTGGCCTTCCCTTCCCCCCAGTCAGCAG GTTCCATGCAGACAGAGGGTTATCATCCTCAGGTACAAACGATCTGCCTGTCTGTCCTTGAGCAGTTGACCTCTGACCTTCAGAAGGCCGTGTTTAATCGTCGTCAGAGTTCACAGGGAATCCCGTTTCTGGCATCACTTTCGTCCTGTTCCACGGATCTCACTCGACAGCTGCTGAATGCTGATAACCAGAG CAGCGAGTGGATAGTACGTATCCTCGGTTACATCTGTCTGTACAATGACGTGGGGTGTGCTTCTACAGTTCTCTGTCAGATCATGACAGAGGCCCAGACACCCAAACAG GTATCTCGTTTTATTCACCTGCAAACATTTCTGGAGACCAGGATGAGTAAGATCCTGCGAGCTACAGTGGACAAAATCGTGGACGCTCTTCAGCCTAGTAGAGGGATCAACAAGGCAGAGGTGTTGCGCAATTTATTGTATGTTGTGAAGTGGGAGAAAAGACCCACTGCACAGGAGAGTGAATCTGTCAG ATGTTTACTTCACACAGCTCTTCAACCTCACATCACTCTGTTCTCATCCTTGTTAAATCACCCTGATGACAACATTGCCGTGGCAACCTTAGAACTGGTTCAGGTTATGGGAATACCACGCTCCTTGCAGTCCAATGTCCTGCTTCATCTCTGCCACTCACTAACCTCCATTTTGTTCAGAGCCTTTGGAAACCCAA GTGCAAAGCAAGCTGGGAAGGTGGTGAGACTAACCAAGACCTGTGTCAACGCCCTGTGTGCTCAGCCGTGCGCCCAGAGTCTTATTCTAAAGGGCTTAATTGAGGGGTCGTTAGCACCT gaaACACGTGAACTGTTTGGAGGCAAAATTGACCTGACGACAGCTAAGGCCCCTGCCCCGTCCCCCGTGTCACTGTTTGAGGAGAACTGTAAACACGGGGTCTCCATGACACTTCCCCAGTCCCACTCCAGTGTCTTCCACGCCGGTATCATTGGCAGAGGTCTCAAGCCCAGAGAGAAACCATCCTCATTCTCTAAG gACCAAATACAGCGCAATAAGAGCCACCTACTGGATGTATTGTGGCTGGCCAGTAGCATCGTCAGTGTCTCCCACTACCACGGATCAGGTGATGCTGTCTCCATGGAGACGGATTCAGGGGAGGTAAATACTCGAGGCTCAGGACCGTCACCCACTCTGAGTCGTAAGATCGCAGGGATGCTGGTGCACTTGGTGACCCCAGACGTGTTGTACAACAGCATTGCGTGGCCTGAAGAAGATTTCCTGCGGGCTACTATTGAAAG AGATCTGCATGTGTTCAAACAATTTGAGGAGAATCCAGTCTTGTGGGACGTTATGGAGCTGTGGTCCACAT ccCAGATGTTTGCATGTTTCTGCTCACCTGTGCTACGCTCGCTCACCGCCACACTGATCATCCATTTTGAGAACGCCAGGGACAAATCCGCGAGGAACTCTCCTAAACAGCTGGAGTATGCCAGAAGGGTGGTTTACTGTTTGAAACGG GGCAACATGCTGCCATCTCCACTGGGGATGATTGGGGAAATCTTTCAGGATTTGTCTCCCTTTGAGGTCCATCTCTTGTTACTGAACTCGTGGAGGTACATAAAG GAAAATCCCCCTCAATTGGATGGACCTCCAAGAG agtgtGATTCGCATTATTTGGATGTACTTCGAGCAGTGTTGCACAAAAACATCGGGAAGCTTGGCCACCATTATTCTAGGATGTTCGACATTGCTAACAGTACAGCGTCATGA